The Epinephelus lanceolatus isolate andai-2023 chromosome 11, ASM4190304v1, whole genome shotgun sequence genome window below encodes:
- the zbtb20 gene encoding zinc finger and BTB domain-containing protein 20, producing the protein MTERIHNINLHNFSNSVLETLNEQRNRGHFCDVTVRIHGSMLRAHRCVLAAGSPFFQDKLLLGYSDIEIPSVVSVQSIQKLIDFMYSGILRVSQSEALQILTAASILQIKTVIDECTRIVSQNVGLAGPGGFPVIPGDSGQETPRGTPESGTSGPSSDAESGYMQATSQSMDRAYTSLYSYPGLTLQNGTRERPLYINPMSTNYDPTLSTQKDQQSQDPPWMNRIQERSQQVDRFISTAESTHCRKQPRPVRIQTGGMHIKQEAEDEYSCYDNLGDCQDDTDHTEGVEGESKVESFDSGVSSSISTEPDAMEQQPYLTGFGRDGGGDSQQGDGGPVQIEVNDSSPEQLQETEEGDTSHSTSDSSMMQPLPNSVMSQSLPSAQHYMRPAESHTSNLRMPLTVTSNSQVMGTAGSTFLPTLFPTQPARDKPVFYLPGQQQPQFVAVPPPAMPSFPNPMSVQQAPAQQQQAVGGIGSGEKKPYECTLCSKTFTAKQNYVKHMFVHTGEKPHQCSICWRSFSLKDYLIKHMVTHTGVRAYQCSICNKRFTQKSSLNVHMRLHRGEKSYECYICKKKFSHKTLLERHMALHSTGSAITGLSGSAGTPGPVSIPMPMAVPEPGAGVVALAMPVSGGAGVGAGVGTGVGVAAEASCQEGTTYVCSVCPAKFDQMEHFNDHMRMHVSDG; encoded by the exons ATGACCGAGCGCATTCATAACATCAATCTCCACAACTTCAGCAATTCTGTACTTGAGACCCTCAATGAGCAGCGCAACCGTGGGCACTTCTGTGACGTGACTGTTCGGATCCATGGAAGTATGCTGCGAGCTCACCGGTGCGTGCTGGCTGCTGGAAGCCCCTTCTTTCAGGACAAGCTGCTCTTGGGCTACAGCGACATTGAGATCCCTTCTGTGGTCTCAGTGCAGTCCATCCAAAAGCTGATTGACTTTATGTACAGTGGGATTCTGCGGGTATCTCAGTCCGAGGCCCTGCAGATCCTCACTGCCGCCAGCATCCTACAGATCAAGACCGTCATTGATGAGTGTACACGCATCGTGTCCCAGAATGTTGGCTTGGCTGGGCCGGGGGGGTTCCCTGTTATACCAGGAGACTCTGGTCAGGAAACTCCCCGTGGCACACCAGAGTCTGGCACCTCGGGGCCCAGCAGCGACGCAGAGTCAGGTTATATGCAAGCAACATCACAAAGCATGGACCGTGCATACACATCACTGTACTCCTACCCCGGCCTCACTCTGCAGAATGGCACCCGCGAGCGCCCCCTGTACATTAACCCTATGTCAACAAATTACGATCCGACTCTCAGCACTCAGAAGGACCAGCAATCTCAAGATCCGCCCTGGATGAACCGCATCCAGGAGAGATCTCAGCAGGTCGACCGCTTCATCTCTACGGCGGAGTCCACTCACTGCCGCAAGCAACCCCGACCGGTACGCATACAAACAGGAGGGATGCACATAAAGCAGGAGGCCGAAGATGAGTACAGCTGCTACGATAATTTGGGGGACTGCCAAGACGACACTGACCATACTGAGGGTGTGGAGGGTGAATCCAAGGTTGAAAGTTTTGACTCAGGGGTGAGCTCCTCCATCAGTACTGAGCCAGATGCTATGGAGCAGCAGCCGTACCTGACGGGCTTTGGCCGAGACGGGGGCGGGGACAGTCAGCAAGGTGATGGAGGTCCAGTGCAGATAGAGGTCAATGACTCATCCCCGGAGCAGTTGCAAGAAACGGAGGAAGGAGACACATCCCACAGCACTAGTGACAGTAGCATGATGCAGCCCCTGCCAAACTCAGTCATGTCCCAGTCCCTGCCAAGTGCCCAGCACTACATGCGGCCGGCAGAATCACACACCAGCAATCTGAGGATGCCGCTCACAGTGACCAGCAATTCCCAAGTGATGGGCACTGCTGGAAGCACCTTCCTGCCCACACTCTTTCCTACACAGCCGGCTAGAGACAAGCCTGTATTTTACCTTCCTGGCCAGCAGCAACCCCAGTTTGTGGCAGTGCCGCCCCCTGCAATGCCATCATTCCCGAACCCCATGTCGGTACAGCAAGCGCCAGCTCAGCAGCAACAGGCTGTCGGAGGAATCGGTTCGGGAGAAAAGAAGCCCTATGAATGCACTCTCTGCAGTAAAACCTTTACTGCTAAACAGAACTACGTCAAACACATGTTTGTCCATACTG GTGAGAAGCCTCATCAGTGCAGCATCTGCTGGCGCTCGTTCTCCCTGAAGGATTACTTAATCAAACACATGGTGACACACACAGGGGTGCGGGCCTACCAGTGCAGCATCTGCAACAAGCGCTTCACCCAGAAGAGCTCTCTCAATGTCCACATGCGGCTGCACCGTGGAGAGAAGTCCTATGAGTGCTACATCTGCAAGAAAAAGTTCTCACACAAGACCCTGCTGGAGAGGCACATGGCCCTGCACAGCACAGGCAGCGCCATCACAGGGCTGTCGGGGAGCGCAGGCACCCCGGGCCCAGTCTCCATTCCCATGCCTATGGCTGTCCCTGAGCCTGGAGCTGGAGTGGTGGCCCTCGCCATGCCAGTGAGCGGAGGTGCTGGAGTAGGGGCTGGGGTTGGAACAGGAGTGGGTGTAGCTGCAGAAGCGAGCTGCCAAGAAGGGACCACCTACGTGTGCTCCGTCTGCCCTGCCAAGTTCGACCAAATGGAGCACTTCAATGACCACATGCGAATGCATGTCTCCGATGGATAA